The Micromonospora sp. NBC_00421 genome contains a region encoding:
- a CDS encoding glycosyltransferase family 2 protein: MTEPTAAPQHPPVTVVIATRDRPGLLERAVRAVLDQDYPGPVECVVVYDHTDLRELAVDVPAGRTLRYVPNTHRQGLPGGRNTGVDEAAAELIAFCDDDDFWLPGKLRRQVELLAQRPDAAAASCGIRLEGPGIAKERQLDRAEVTLPDFVEDRIMEVHSSTILIRRSTWDAIGPVDEELPGGYGEDYEWLLRIAGHGPVVIVPEVLVVVDWHGGSFFFGRWATIVEATRYLLDKHPELAASRTGLARLHGQIAFALASGRRRREAVRELGRVVRLNPREKRVLVTVPVVLGLLSGERVLRLAQRRGRGV; the protein is encoded by the coding sequence GTGACTGAGCCGACGGCCGCCCCGCAGCACCCGCCGGTGACCGTGGTGATCGCCACCCGGGACCGGCCCGGCCTGCTGGAACGGGCCGTCCGCGCGGTGCTCGACCAGGACTACCCCGGGCCGGTGGAGTGCGTCGTGGTCTACGACCACACCGACCTGCGCGAGCTGGCCGTCGACGTCCCGGCCGGCCGGACCCTGCGCTACGTTCCCAACACCCACCGGCAGGGCCTGCCCGGCGGTCGTAACACAGGCGTCGACGAGGCCGCTGCCGAGTTGATCGCGTTCTGCGACGACGACGACTTCTGGCTGCCGGGGAAGCTTCGCCGGCAGGTGGAGCTGCTGGCGCAGCGCCCCGACGCCGCCGCCGCGAGCTGCGGGATCCGGTTGGAGGGGCCGGGCATCGCCAAGGAACGGCAACTCGACCGGGCCGAGGTCACCCTGCCCGACTTCGTCGAGGACCGGATCATGGAGGTGCACTCCAGCACCATCCTCATCCGGCGTTCCACCTGGGACGCGATCGGTCCGGTCGACGAGGAGCTGCCCGGCGGCTACGGCGAGGACTACGAGTGGCTGCTGCGGATCGCCGGGCACGGCCCGGTGGTGATCGTGCCCGAGGTGCTTGTGGTGGTCGACTGGCACGGTGGCTCGTTCTTCTTCGGTCGCTGGGCGACCATCGTCGAGGCCACCCGTTACCTGCTGGACAAGCACCCCGAGTTGGCAGCTAGCCGGACCGGTCTGGCCCGGCTGCACGGCCAGATCGCCTTCGCGCTCGCCTCCGGCCGGCGGCGGCGGGAGGCGGTGCGGGAACTCGGCCGGGTGGTCCGGCTCAACCCCCGGGAGAAGCGGGTGCTGGTGACCGTCCCGGTGGTGCTCGGACTGCTCTCCGGAGAGCGGGTGCTCCGGCTGGCCCAGCGCCGGGGGCGGGGTGTCTGA